The Sorangiineae bacterium MSr11367 genome window below encodes:
- a CDS encoding sigma-54 dependent transcriptional regulator, translating to MAFAGDRVVVLEPSMVNIHQLARRVAASDISVLLLGETGCGKEILAETVHRHSRRKDRPMLRLNCAALSESLLESELFGHEKGAFSGATQTKSGLLEIVNGGTVFLDEVGEMPLSLQAKLLRVIEDRKVTRVGGLRPRDINVRFVTATNRNLSAEVALGTFRADLYYRFNGVALHIPPLRERPSEIEPLATMFLERAAKEAGRRPPRLSPEVRVLLRRHTWPGNVRELRNIAERALAVCADSDTITMDHLPVEEMARAATALRDHAQAPAISPHAPMSPTRGRSERQRIADALQQCAGNQSSAAKMLGISRTTLVSRLIEYNLPRPRARRRRD from the coding sequence ATGGCCTTTGCCGGAGATCGGGTGGTCGTCCTCGAACCGTCGATGGTCAACATCCACCAACTCGCACGGCGCGTGGCCGCCAGTGACATTAGCGTGCTTCTCCTTGGAGAGACCGGCTGTGGCAAGGAAATCTTGGCCGAGACGGTACATCGCCACTCGCGGCGCAAAGACAGGCCCATGCTCCGCCTCAATTGCGCGGCACTTTCCGAGAGCCTCCTCGAGAGCGAACTGTTCGGCCACGAGAAGGGGGCCTTCTCCGGCGCGACGCAGACCAAGTCCGGGCTCCTCGAGATCGTGAATGGGGGCACGGTGTTCCTCGACGAGGTCGGGGAGATGCCGCTTTCCTTGCAGGCCAAACTGCTGCGCGTGATCGAGGACCGCAAGGTGACACGCGTGGGCGGACTGAGACCGCGCGACATCAACGTACGCTTCGTGACCGCGACCAATCGGAACCTCTCCGCCGAAGTCGCGCTCGGCACATTCCGGGCAGATCTCTATTACCGCTTCAATGGTGTCGCCCTCCACATTCCGCCGCTCCGCGAGCGGCCCTCGGAGATCGAGCCTCTGGCCACGATGTTCTTGGAACGCGCCGCCAAGGAAGCGGGACGCCGGCCCCCGCGTCTGTCGCCGGAGGTGCGCGTTCTGCTGCGCCGGCACACGTGGCCGGGCAATGTCCGCGAACTGCGGAATATCGCGGAGCGCGCCCTCGCGGTGTGCGCCGACTCCGATACGATCACGATGGACCATCTCCCCGTGGAGGAGATGGCCAGGGCAGCCACCGCGCTGCGCGATCACGCACAGGCGCCGGCTATTTCGCCGCACGCGCCCATGAGCCCCACGCGCGGGCGCAGCGAACGCCAGCGCATTGCCGACGCGCTGCAACAGTGCGCAGGGAACCAATCCTCGGCGGCGAAGATGCTGGGGATCTCGCGGACGACGCTCGTCTCGCGGCTCATCGAATACAACCTTCCCAGGCCCCGCGCGCGGCGGCGGCGTGACTGA
- a CDS encoding SDR family NAD(P)-dependent oxidoreductase — translation MNESSLVGRHVLITGANTGIGRATTEELARRGARLYLACRSKDKTQSVIDTIRRNTPEAQLRFLPLDLGDLDSVRRCASEFLALDAPLHVLVNNAGLAGQRGTTKQGFELAFGTNYLGHFLLTQLLLPRLRASAPARIVHVASDSHFECKALDWDALRRPTRTFMAMKEYEVSKLCNILFGAESARRWRELGVHSYSVDPGTVASDIWRKIPWPVRYLMTRKMISPRDGAFSSLHCATSKDVAEHNGRYYALSGRDRAPSVLAQDATLARILWEKSEEWVGGTR, via the coding sequence ATGAACGAATCATCGCTGGTCGGACGGCACGTCCTGATCACGGGCGCGAACACGGGCATCGGACGGGCCACCACCGAGGAGCTCGCCCGTCGGGGCGCGCGCCTCTACCTCGCCTGTCGCTCGAAGGACAAGACGCAGTCCGTCATCGACACCATTCGCCGCAACACCCCCGAAGCGCAACTCCGCTTTTTGCCGCTCGATCTCGGCGATCTCGATTCGGTCCGGCGATGCGCCTCCGAGTTTCTCGCGTTGGACGCACCGCTGCACGTGCTGGTGAACAACGCCGGGCTCGCAGGGCAGCGCGGCACGACCAAACAGGGATTCGAGCTCGCCTTCGGCACGAACTACCTGGGCCACTTTCTACTTACGCAATTGCTTTTGCCTCGGCTTCGCGCGAGCGCGCCGGCGCGCATCGTCCACGTTGCGAGCGACTCGCATTTCGAGTGCAAGGCGCTCGACTGGGACGCTCTGCGCCGGCCCACTCGGACCTTCATGGCCATGAAGGAGTACGAGGTCAGCAAGCTATGCAACATCCTCTTCGGCGCCGAATCGGCGCGCCGCTGGAGGGAGCTCGGCGTGCACAGCTACAGCGTGGACCCAGGTACCGTGGCCTCGGACATCTGGCGCAAGATCCCTTGGCCGGTGCGGTACCTGATGACGCGCAAGATGATCAGCCCCCGCGACGGCGCCTTCTCCTCGCTTCACTGCGCCACCTCGAAGGACGTGGCCGAGCACAATGGCCGCTACTACGCATTGAGCGGGCGCGACCGCGCCCCGAGTGTGCTAGCGCAAGACGCCACCCTCGCCCGTATCCTCTGGGAGAAGAGCGAGGAATGGGTGGGCGGCACGCGTTAG
- a CDS encoding aminotransferase class I/II-fold pyridoxal phosphate-dependent enzyme, which yields MTIDELLEELSRRGITLALDGSQWRMRAPHGALTEALKAAIAEHKAQLVAMLPSAAPEATAKDTPASAHWSELTFEQFMTRGVREFAEAEELQRWREAMQKEGLEAMFDRPHLSAPGPSVDVPQSDGSVTRCVSFTSYNYLGFATHPVVIQGAKDALDRYGLGALSSPVLGGTLGVHGELERGIVEFLGQPGYGVSLFPSGYGANTGAISALLNENQYLVCDRKVHMSVLEGGKLSGAKVRFFAHNDARDLERVLAGIDAHRHRVIVAMDGVHSVSGAFGRVDEISEVTKRCGAYLLVDEAHSMLLTGPGGRGVAAAQGVLDRVDLLVMTMSKSFGGIGGAVYARTDLANYINWFARCRMFSCALNPGVVGGLAKVPALAGGPEGEARRKRLMRNAKTLRALLCDHLVIGDAESWVIPVYIGSHEKISHLGDWLRRHGLEVGAVSYPAVPKDASCLRLFVTSEHTDEQFEFAANVLISAAKRFDFLRGRRPSTRRNEPAEAYAG from the coding sequence ATGACCATCGACGAATTGCTCGAGGAACTTTCACGGCGAGGCATTACGTTGGCCCTCGACGGCTCGCAGTGGCGCATGCGCGCCCCGCATGGAGCCCTCACGGAGGCGCTGAAGGCGGCCATTGCCGAGCACAAGGCGCAGCTCGTCGCCATGCTGCCCAGCGCCGCACCCGAGGCCACGGCCAAGGATACCCCTGCGTCCGCGCATTGGAGTGAATTGACCTTCGAGCAATTCATGACCCGCGGTGTGCGCGAATTCGCCGAGGCGGAGGAGCTCCAACGCTGGCGGGAGGCCATGCAAAAGGAAGGTCTCGAGGCCATGTTCGATCGCCCGCATCTCTCCGCTCCCGGACCCAGTGTCGACGTTCCTCAATCCGATGGCAGCGTGACGCGGTGTGTGAGCTTCACGAGCTACAACTATCTCGGTTTCGCGACGCACCCGGTGGTGATCCAGGGCGCCAAGGACGCGCTCGATCGCTATGGGCTCGGCGCGTTGTCATCGCCGGTGCTGGGGGGCACCCTGGGCGTTCATGGTGAGCTCGAGCGCGGCATCGTCGAATTCCTGGGGCAACCCGGTTACGGCGTGAGCCTGTTTCCCTCGGGGTACGGCGCCAACACGGGGGCGATTTCGGCGTTGCTCAACGAGAATCAGTACCTAGTGTGCGACCGCAAGGTGCACATGTCGGTTCTCGAGGGCGGCAAACTCTCCGGTGCGAAGGTCCGGTTTTTCGCGCACAACGATGCGCGTGATCTCGAGCGCGTGCTCGCGGGGATCGATGCCCACCGCCATCGCGTGATCGTGGCGATGGATGGCGTGCACTCGGTGAGCGGCGCCTTCGGTCGCGTGGACGAGATCTCCGAGGTGACCAAGCGATGCGGTGCGTACTTGCTCGTCGACGAGGCCCACTCCATGTTGCTCACCGGTCCCGGCGGTCGCGGCGTGGCTGCCGCCCAAGGGGTGCTCGATCGCGTGGACCTGCTGGTGATGACCATGAGCAAATCGTTCGGCGGCATCGGCGGGGCCGTCTATGCGAGGACCGACCTTGCCAACTACATTAATTGGTTTGCCCGCTGCCGCATGTTCTCGTGCGCGCTCAATCCGGGGGTGGTCGGCGGTCTGGCGAAGGTTCCCGCGTTGGCCGGGGGGCCCGAGGGAGAGGCGCGCCGGAAGCGCTTGATGCGCAACGCCAAAACGCTGCGTGCGCTCTTATGCGATCATCTGGTCATCGGCGACGCCGAATCGTGGGTCATTCCCGTGTATATCGGATCGCACGAGAAGATATCGCACTTGGGGGACTGGCTGCGCCGTCACGGGCTCGAGGTCGGCGCCGTGTCCTATCCGGCGGTCCCCAAAGACGCATCGTGTTTGCGTCTCTTCGTCACGAGCGAGCACACGGACGAGCAATTCGAGTTCGCCGCCAACGTTCTGATTTCCGCGGCCAAGCGCTTCGATTTTCTCCGCGGGCGGCGGCCTTCCACGAGAAGGAACGAGCCCGCGGAAGCGTACGCCGGCTAA